In the Clostridium cellulovorans 743B genome, TTATAGCTACAATGAAGCATCTTAGAGATATTGGTAATACATTAATTGTTGTTGAACATGATGAGGATACCATAAGAGAAGCAGATTTCATAGTAGATATAGGACCAAGAGCTGGAGAACACGGTGGAGAAATTGTAATCGCAGGAACCTTAGATGAAGTTAAAGATTGCAAGGAATCTATAACAGGTCAATATTTAAATGGAGAAAAAAGAATTGAAGTTCCAGCAGAAAGACGTAAAGGTAACGGTAACAGCATAGTGGTTACTGGTGGCAGAGAAAATAATCTAAAAAATGTCACTGCAGAATTTAAACTTGGAATGTTTACTGCTGTAACTGGAGTTTCAGGTTCAGGAAAGAGTACTTTAGTAAATGAAATCCTTTATAAAGGAATAAATAAGCAATTAAATAGAGCCAAAATAAACCCAGGACAACATAAAGATATAAAGGGTATAGAGAATATAGATAAAATAATAAATATAGACCAGAGCCCTATTGGAAGAACTCCTAGATCAAATCCTGCTACATATACTGGAATGTTTGATCTTATAAGAGAACTTTATGCATCAACCAATGAAGCTAAGATGAGAGGCTATAAGCAAGGACGATTTAGCTTTAATGTAAAAGGGGGAAGATGCGAGGCTTGCAAAGGTGATGGTATAATAAAGATTGAAATGCAGTTTTTATCAGATGTGTATGTGCCTTGTGAGGTTTGTAAGGGCAAAAGATATAATAGAGAAACCTTAGAAGTAAAATATAAGGGTAAAAATATTGATGATGTTTTAAATATGACAGTTGAAGAAGCCTTAGAATTTTTTGAAAACCACCAAAGAATCAAAACCAAGCTTGAAACTTTGATGGATGTAGGGCTTGGATATGTAAGACTTGGTCAACCTTCAACACAGTTATCTGGTGGAGAAGCTCAAAGGATAAAATTAGCTTATGAATTATCTAGAAGAAGTACAGGCAAGACGTTATATATACTAGATGAGCCGACAACAGGTCTTCATACTGCAGATGTTAAAAAACTGATCAGTATTCTTCAAAGACTCGTAGATGGTGGAAATACTGTTATAGTTATCGAACATAATTTAGATGTAATTAAATGTGTAGATAATATAATTGACTTAGGACCAGAAGGTGGAGTCAGAGGTGGAACAATCCTTTGCACTGGAACTCCAGAAGAAGTTGCAGAAAATAAGGGGTCCTATACTGGTCATTATTTAAAGAGAATGTTATAAATATAAAAATATAAATTACAATGCACACCTAGAACTTAGTTTCTAGGTGTTTTTCTGTGGTAATGAAAATACATTAAAGGTTTATGAAGTTATTAAAAATAATATAACCTATAAGCTTTTTTAGAAAAGTATGTATAGATTTATGTATAGATTAAGGTTTAATAAATCCCAAAGAACATGAAGGAGTTAATTAGTATTCAAATAGTAGTTATGTACTCTGATTAAAAACCTACATTACTTTTATCAACTGGGTGCAGGCTAAATGTAAAAATATTGTTGAAACTTGTGTACATAATACGACAAAATGGATAATTGTGATAATTGAAAGAGAGAAAAATTGAGAATTAAAATAAATGAAGTAGGTTTTTAAAAGAAATTCCCTGTAAAATAGTATCTTACCTTATAACTGTGGTATAATATATGATAAAAAGTGGCAGTAAACGACATGCGATTGGTTTCTATTATAATAGTGGAAATAAGATAAGGAGAGTGATGAGATAGATGAAAATTAAGATTTTAAGTAAGAAAGTTAAGATGTTCTTAGGGCTTATTGTGTTGGTCATGTTAATAAATATAAATGCCAATGCTATTACTTTTAACTATGATATAAAGAATAAAGTAATAGAAATTGAAAGTGATAATGGTTTAAATATTAAATATAAATATGATCAAGATAATAGAATAAAAGAAATTAGTTATGGTGATTTTAAGATTAAATATAAGTATGACCAATATGGTAGATTATCAGAAATTAGATATGATGATGGTTCAAGAATTATATATGAATATGATAAATATGGACGACTTATAGGAACTAGAATAATACCAGGGCACGTTACATTAGTTGGCATATCAGTAGAGAAACAAGTTTATGATATGGATATTAATAAAACTACTAATATAAAAGTTATAGGAAAATATTCTAACGGTTCATCTAGAGATATTACAAATTATTCTACATTTATTGTAGCAAATAATAATATTGTTACAATACAAAATGTAGGAATTATAACTGCAAAAGCATATGGAGAGACGGATCTAAAGATAAGTTACCTTGATAAAACATGCACAGTAAAGATAAATGTTATTAACAGAGGTACACCTAGAAAGCCTAATGCACCTACAGGGTTAATAGCTGAGAAGGTTACACAAAATACTGTAAATTTAAAATGGAATCCAGCTGCGGATAGCTTAGGCGTGGCAGGATATGATATTTATTCTGGAAGTAACTTAGTAGGAAGTACTAATGGTACAAGCTTTTCAATCAATGGATTAGAAAATAATAAAGAATATACTTTCAAAGTTAGAATAAAAGATGTAAATGGGAACCTATCAGATTTTAGTGAAGAAATAAGTGTTAAAACTCTTAATGTTGTTACACTTTTAGATATATCAGTAGAAAAAGAAGTCTATGATATGGACATTAATGAAACTATGAATATCAAAGTTACAGGAAAATATTCTGATGGTTCATCTAAAGATATTACAAATGATGCAATATTTACTACAACAAATGAAAATATTATTACAGTACCAAATCAAGGAACTATAGTTACAAAAACCTATGGAGAGACTGATTTAAAGATAAGTTACCTTGATAAGACATATATAGTAAAAATAAATGTTACAGATACAACTGAACCTAGCGAACCTGAAGCACTAGTAGCTGAAGATATTACACAAACAACTGTGAACTTAAAGTGGGCTCCATCTACAGATAATGCAGGTTTGGCAGGATATGATATTTATTTAGGAAATAATTTAGTAGGAAGCACAGATAATATAAGTTTTTTAGTTAATGGATTGGAACCTGATAAAGAATATACTTTCAAAGTTTTAGCAAAGGACGTAAATGGAAACTTATCAGATTTTAGTGAAGAAATAAGTGTTAAAACTCTTAGTGTTGTTACACTTTTAGATATATCAGTAGAAAAAGAAGTATATGATATGGACATTAATGAAACTATGAATATCAAAGTTACAGGAAAATATTCTGATGGTTCATCTAAAGATATTACAAATGATGCAATATTTACTACAACAAATGAAAATATTATTGCAGTACCAAATCAAGGAACTATAGTTACAAAAAACTATGGAGAGACAGCTTTAAATATAGGATACCTTGATAAAACATATACAGTAAAAATAAGGGTTGTTGATAAAATTATTCCTAGTTCACCTAATAATTTAGTAGCTGAAAGCATAACTGAAAAAACAGTGAATTTAAGGTGGAGTCCACCTATAGATAATGTAGATGTGGTAGGATATGATATTTACTTAGGGAGCGATATAATAGGAAGTGCAGATAGCACAAGTTTTATAGTAAAAGGCTTAGAATCTAATAAAGAGTATATATTTAAAGTTAGAGCAAGAGATGTAAATGGAAATTTATCCGAATTAAGTGAGGAAATAAAAGTTAAGACTCTTATTGATTTTACTCTTGCTGATTTATCAAAGAGATATAATATGAGTAAGAACCAGCCTGAATGGGAAGAAAAATATGATTTAAATAACGATGGAATAATAGATATCTATGATATAGCTATACTTTGTAGGACCTTAGGGTAAGTCTATTTCATAGATTCTTAAAAAAGGTTAAGAGTAATTTGTGTATTAATTAAGGAGATTTGCCAAGGAATTGGGTGGCGAATCTCCTGTTTTAATGTCTAAAGCTAAAATTAAATTTTAAAAAATTTTAAATTTTAATAAAAATATAGATAACATTTTTACATTTCTGATTTATAATTAAAAGTGTACAAATGAGGAGTGTGAAAAACATGCAAACCATGAAACGAAAAATATATACTCTTATGTTAGTAGTAATTCCAATTGTAGCCTTTGTTGTAAATGGACAAAATAATAAAATAATAGCCACAATGAATGATGTTAAAATAGATGAGACATTAGCTGATAACAATCAAATTGCAAGTGTAAAAGAAGTAAATGAAGAAAATTTTTCTTTGAGTGAACAAGAAATCAAAAATCCTATAAATTATCCTTCGAATCTATTTTTGGTAAATAGAAGTAATGTCTTAAATGAAAGTTATATATCACAATCTATGAAGATCACAAATGTGGAGTTTGTTACATATGCTGAACCAAGTGTGAGATATATGGATAGTATAGCTGCTGATGCATTAGAATATATGTTTAATGTAGCAAAGACAAATGGAATAACTCTTCTTGCGGTATCTGGTTATAGGGATTACTCTTATCAGCAAGTTCTTTATAATAACGAGGATCCAGATAATAACAAGTATGTAGCACCACCAGGGACCAGTGAGCATCAAACAGGACTAGCTGTAGATATATTATCTAATGAATACTCAAATTTAGATGAAGGCTTTGATCAAACTCAAACTTTTAAATGGTTAGAAAGTAATTGCTACAAATATGGATTTATTATTAGATATCCTAGAGGAAAAGAAGCCATTACAGGTTACAATTATGAGCCTTGGCATATAAGATATGTAGGGGTAAAGGAAGCAACTGAAATTTCAGAAAGACATATAACATTAGAAGAGTATTTGAACAGAGTAGGATAATAAATAAATTTTTTAGAAATATAGAATTTATTTAACAAAAAGAAGCTCAATTATGGGAAATGTACAACCATAATTGAGCTTCTTTTTGTTATAAACATTATATGAAAAATGAGGATAAATAGTAATTAATATTTAAAAAATCAAATTTAATCCTATAATCATACAAAATTTATCGGAAAACTGATTGACACCACGATGAAACGTGTTATAATTTAAAACATAGTAATCTTATACGAAATATGAAAAATATTACTAACAGAAGGAAAATCAAAAAAGAAGTTAGGAACAATTCAAAAAAGTGAAACTGGAGGGGCAAAATGAAAAATTTTAAAAGAAGCATATCATTAATTATTATTACTATGTTAGTTTTGTCAATTGTTGGATGTGGCAAAGAGAAGAAATCTGAAACCAGTGTAAAGATTGGATATTTGCCAATAACTCATGCAATACCTTTATATATTGAAAATGAAGTTGCAAAGGGGGATATTGAACTTGTAAAGTTTGGTTCTTGGGCAGAACTTATGGATGCTCTTAATTCAGGTAAAATTGATGGGGCATCAGTTTTAATTGAACTTGCTATGAAGGCTAAAGCACAAGGGGTTGATTTAAAAGCAGTAGCATTGGGTCATACGGATGGTAATGCAGTAGTTGTTTCTGATGAAATAAACACTGCTAAAGATATAAAAGGAAAAAACTTTGCTATTCCTAACAAGGTATCCACCCATAATATCTTATTATATGAAATGCTTAAAAAGGAAAATATCAAAATTAATGAAGTAAATATAGTTGAGTTACCACCTTCAGAAATGGCAGTGGCGCTTCAAGAAAAAAGGATTGACGGTTATTGTGTAGCTGAACCATTTGGAGCAAAGTCTGTTGTTAACGGAAATGGAAAAGTTTTAAAACAATCTTCTGAAATACTTAAAAATTCTATCTGTTGTTCTTTGGTTTTACGAGGTGATTTTATAGAGAAAAATAAAGCAAAGGCTTCAGAGGTTGTAAGTAAATATGTAGAAGCTTCAAAATATATTGAAGAGAATGAAGTAGATACAAGAAGCAAGGCAAAGGAATTTTTGAGTGTAAAAGAAGATGTATTAGATGTATCTCTTCAATGGATATCATTTAAGAAATTAAAGATAGAAGAAGCAGACTATAATTCAATTGTTGGATACATAAAGGAAATGAATCTTTTTGACAACCCACCTACCTATGAAGAGTTTATAGATAATTCGTTGTTAGAAGAGGTAAAGTGATATGAAACATAAAAGAAAGTTATTAAATATAATAATAAGTCTCAGTTTATTATTGATTTTATGGCAACTTCTTTCACTATTTGGGGAGGTAGGTAAAACAAGTATTCCTTCACCGTTAGAAGTAGTTAAAGCCATAAAAGATATGATAGAGGATAAAATTTTATTTAAATATATAGGCATAAGTTTATATAGATTTGCAGTAGGTTATTTTATTGCAGCAATATTTGCTATAGCATTAGGACTAATTTTCGGATGGTACAAAAAAGCTTGGGATATTATAGATCCTATAGTTCAAGTTTTAAGACCAGTATCACCAATAGCTTGGTTCCCTTTTATAGTTATTATTTTTGGAATAGGAAACCTTCCTGCAATAGTCATTATTTTTATAGCTGCATTCTTTCCGATACTTTTATCTACAGTGACAGCAGTAAAAAATATAGAAAAGAGTTATTTAAAGGTTGCAAGCAACTTTGAGATCAAGGGTTTAAAACTAATGGGAAAAATTGTACTACCTGCTATATTTCCTTATATCGCAAATGCGATGCACATAGCTCTAGGGAGTGCCTGGGTTTTCTTGGTAGCTGGAGAGATGGTTGGAGCTCAATCGGGCCTTGGATATTTGATAATAGATGCCAGAAATAATCTTAGGTTGGATATGTTGATGGCTGGGATTATATTTATAGGATTAATTGGCCTAATATTAGATAAATTAATTGCCCGAGTAGAAAGAAAAATTGGTGTAAAGTGGGGAAGAACTTATTAAGCTGAGGCATCTTCTTGCAATTAAAAAGTATTACTGAAGTTTAAATTTAAGATTTATGGATAGATGCTCCGCTTGAAAATCTAAATTCATTTTCTCTAAAGGAGATGAGTTTAGCATAGAAACATTATTGAAGCTTATGTATGAAAGGAAGGTGACGGTATGGGTATAAACATTGAAAATATTTCCAAAACATTCACCAGAGATAATAAGGATTATAAGGCTTTAGAAAATATTAATTTTGATATAGAAGATGGCGAATTTATATGTCTTTTAGGGCCTAGTGGATGTGGTAAGAGCACTCTTTTAAATATCACTGCAGCCTTTGAAAAACCTACAGAAGGAAAAGTTCTGATTGATAGGAGTGAGGTTTTAAAGCCTCAAATAGATAGAGTAACAATCTTCCAAGACTATGGACTATTGCCTTGGAGAAGTGTTGAGAAAAATGTACAACTAGGCTTAGAAAACTTAAAAATATCAAAGGAAGAAAAAGCAGAATTATCATTAAAGTATATTGAACTTGTAGGACTTGAAAAGTTTAAAAAGCATTACCCATCAGAATTATCAGGTGGTATGAAACAAAGAGTAGCTATAGCTAGAGCACTTGTTGTAAATCCTAAGGTGTTATTTATGGACGAGCCTTTTGGGGCATTAGATCCTATAACTAGATTAAAACTTCAAGATGATATCACAGATATATGGAAGAAAGAAAAAATGACTATAATTTTTGTAACTCATGATGTTGAAGAAGCTATCTATTTAGGAAGTAAGATAGTTGTTATGGGACAGAATCCAGGAAGAGTTAAGAAAATAATAGACAATAAACTTGAAAAACCTGCTAAGAGAAATAGTTTAGAGTTTCAAAATTTAAAGGAAGATATACTTGATTTATTAGATCAAAACTCAAATAAGAAAATTGAATACTATATATAAAAACGTGAGACTATTTACGAATTTGTTATATACATATAAAAGGGGCGAATATTATGGAAGCAATTATAGGAAAAGTTAAATATCATCATCAAATTATAAATGGAGAGGGGAACTCTCATAATAATAATAATCATGGTGGATCAGAAGTCAATGATTATTTACAAGCGGTGTCAGAGTATAGAAAAACCTTCGCATCAAAACAAGATGTATTAGATAATACTCCAGACCCAGCAGTAAGAGAAATGTTATTACATATGGAACAAATAGGTTGTGATACAACCTTTGATAGATTTGACCAACAAAAACCACAATGTAGTTTTGGATTAGCTGGTAGTTGTTGTCGTATTTGTTACATGGGACCATGTAAGATTACTCCGAAGAGTCCTAAAGGAATATGTGGAGCTGATGCAGATCTTATAGTTGCTAGAAATATACTAAGAGGTATGGCAGGAGGAGTAGCAGGTCATGGAATACATGCAAGAGAAGTATTATTAGCATTAAAAAATGCAGCAGAGGGTAAATTAAATCTGCCGATCTTAGGTGAAGATAAGGTTAAAAAGACTGCAGTACAATTTGGATTAGAAACTGAAGGCAAGACTGTAAATGAGCTTGCATCACAGATAGCAGATATTCTACTTGAAGATTTATCAAGAACTGTTCCAGGTACTTTTAGAGCAATAGAAGCTAATGCTCCAGAGGAAAGAAAAAAGGTGTGGAAGGAAATGGACATCATACCTATTGGAGCTTATCATGAAGCCTTCGAAGCACTTCACAGAACTGGCGCGGCTACTGATGGTGATTGGGAAAATGTAATGAAACAATTCTTAAGATGTGGTCTGGCTTTTGTATGGTCTGGAGTTGTAGGTTCTGCTATAGGAACTGATAGTCTTTTTGGAATAGGAAATAGAAGCACTTCAAAGGTAAACGTTGGTGCATTAAAGAAAGGCTATGTAAATATAGCTGTACATGGACATTTGCCTGTGCTTGTAAGTGAGATTGTTAAGCAAGGGAGAAGTGAAGAGTTTATAAAATTAGCTAAGGAAAATGGAGCTGAAGGAATTCAGTTCTATGGAGTATGCTGTTCTGGACTTTCTGCTATGTATAGATATAACGATGTAATTCCTCTATCTAATGCTATTGGTGCAGAGTTAGTACTTGGAACAGGTGCTCTAGATCTTTGGGTTGCTGATGTGCAAGATGTATATCCCTCTATTATGGATGTAGCAAGATGCTATAAGACAACAGTGGTTACAACAAGTGATTCTGCGAGATTACCAGGAGCAGAACATTATGGCTATGATCATCAACATTCTAATATAGGTGAAACTGAAGCTTTAGCTAAAAAAATAATCACAAGAGCTATTGAAAGTTTTGCAGATAGAAGAGATGTACCAGTATTCATACCATCTTATGAAGTAGATGCAGAAATAGGTTTTTCACTTGAATACATACAAAACAGATTTGGTGGAGTAAAACCAGTATTAGATGCTATGAAGAGTGGTAAGATACTAGGGATTGTAAATCTTGTAGGCTGCAACAATCCAAGGGTAGTTTATGAAAAAACAGTTGTAGATATTGCAGATATTCTTATAAAAAATAACGTACTTGTACTTACAAATGGCTGTGCATCCTTCCCACTGTTAAAGCTAGGATTCTGCAACACATCAGCTTTAGCAAAGACAGGAGAAGGATTAAGGAGCTTCTTAGAATCAGATCTTCCACCAGTATGGCATATGGGTGAATGTATAGATAATGCAAGAGCTTCAGGACTTTTCACTACTCTAGCGAAAGAAGCTGGAGAACTAATAAAAGACATGCCTTTTGCTTTATCAAGCCCTGAATGGTCAAATGAAAAGGGAATTGGGGCGGCACTAGGATTTAGGCTTTTAGGTATAAATTCTTATCATTGTGTCCATGCTCCAGTACATGGTTCAGAAAAGGTTATGAATTTCTTATATACAGGAACAAAGGATACATTAGGTTCAACTATGAATGTTGAAGTAGACCATATAAAATTAGCAGAAATGATATTACAAGACTTGAGAGAAAAAAGAGTAGCATTGGGTTGGGATAAAGAATAAGAGTTTAAAGTCCTATGATTGGCAGATGTTTAATGTCAATCATAGGACTTTATTTTTATAAATTAATCTAATAACTTATGTATTTTTAAATCATTTTGATGTATTAATTATTCTCGGTATAACCATTAATAACAACATCAAGTTTACCAGTTGATGGATCAATAATTAAGCCGTGGACTTTAATGTCTTTAGGTAGTAATGGATGATTTTTTATTAGGTCAACACTTTCCTTTATAGATTCTTCAACAGAGTTAAAGCCATGCAACCAGCCTTTAACATCGATGCCTGCATTGCTCAAAGTAGATAAAACTTCTGAAGAAACACCTCTTTCTTTTGCTTTTTCTATAGTTTTATCAGCATTTAAGTTGCTCATACCACATCCATGATGACCAATTACTAAAACTTCGTCTGCATTATATTCATATACAGCTACAACAATGCTTCTTATAATACTACCAAAAGGATGCATTATAGATGCCCCAGCATTTTTTATAAGTTTTACATCACCGTTTTTTAAATTTAATGCTTTTGGTAGAAGTTCAGTTAACCTAGTATCCATGCAAGATAAGATTACTAGTTTTTTATTTGGTTCTTTTGAGGTAGCGTATTTTTCGTATTCTTTTGACTCAACAAAGTGGTGATTGTAGTCTAAAATTTCTTGTAATTTATTCATAGATAGCCCCCTTATATATAAAACCTTTTGAATATTAAGCTAATTATATCATATGTCTTAATATAGTATATCTGCTACTACTATTTTTAAATAGTAATTTTATAGCTTTACTGATATTAGATAATAGGTACTTTAGTGTTATTGGTTTTTTTATAAAAGTATTTGTATTATAATGATTACAAATATAGATACAAATAGTCTAAGTTTAAGTTAGCGTTTTGCTTTTGATTTTTCCCGCAGCAGTAAAAAACTTTTGAATATTTTTAGTTATGATTTTGGGTATCTATATATAGTGAAGAATTCCAAAGATAAAGTAATATGAGGTGAAATATGTTTTTAATGATAGATAATTACGATTCTTTTGTATATAACTTAGCTAGATACGTTCAGGAACTAGGTGAAGAGATAGTTGTTATAAGAAATGATAAGATTACAATTGAAGAGATATTCCATCTAAACCCTAAAGGTATAATAATATCTCCAGGACCTAAAACACCAAAGGAAGCTGGTATAAGCTTAGAAGTTATTGATAAGTTTAAAGGAATCAAGCCTATTCTTGGGGTTTGTTTAGGTTTTCAATGTATTGGTGATTATTTTGGGGCTAAAGTTAAAAAAGGCATTTATCCTATACATGGAAAGTTATCAAAGACTACTCATAATCAAGTGGGGATATTTAAAGGAATAAAAAGTCCTATCAATGTTACAAGGTACCATTCATTAATAGTAGATAAGATTGATTTGCCAGAGGAGTTAACTATAACAGCTACTAGTGACGATGGAGTTATTATGGGACTTCAACATAGATATTATGATATTTATGGAGTTCAATTTCATCCTGAAGCAGCACTTACAGAGGAAGGTCATAATCTTTTAAAGAACTTTATAGATATTTGCAAAAAAGATTTAGAACCTACAGTTATGGATATTACCATTGAAGAATTCCAAAGCTATTTAAATCCTTGTGAGATATATTCAGTATTCAGCAAGGAGAAAAATACAATTTTTCTAGACAGTTCAAAGGAGGATAAAGAACTATCAAGGTTTTCTTTCATTGGAGTCAATCCATATAAAATATATAAAACAAAGGGTAATAAAATCTACATAGATGATAAGTGCTATTATGGAGATCCGTTTTTAGAACTAGAAAAACTTATTAAATCCATGATTTTAGATAATCAGTATGGAAATATGGATTTACCACTTTTGTGTGGTTGTATTGGATATTTCTCTTATGATATTGGAAGAATAATTGAAGTGATAGAAGATACTTCCGAAAAGGATTTTGATAGCTATGATAGTTATTTTGTTTTCTATGACAATATAATTATCTTTGATCTAATAAATGATAAAAAATATGTAACTGCATTAGGACAATCAAAGGATAGAAAAGAAGCTATAGCTGAGATTAAAGAGAAAATCCTTGGTGCTAAAGGTATAAAGGAAGAATTTCAGGAAAAGGATCAAAATACCTTTTACTCTAATTTTACAAAGGAAGCTTATATAGATACAATAAAAAAGGTAAAAGAGTATATAGCTAATGGAGATGTATATATAACCAATCTTACCCAAAGATTTTGGTGTTATAACAATAAGGAAGGATTTCAACTATATAAGGACTTAAGAAGTATAAATAAGGCACCTTTTGCTAGTTATTTAAATCTTGATGATATTCAAGTAATATCTTCCTCGCCAGAAAGATTTATAAAGATAGAAAACAATATTCTTGAGACTAGACCTATTAAAGGCACAAGACCAAGAGGTAGAAATAAAGAAGATGATGAAAAGAATAGACTTGAACTTATAAATAGCGAAAAGGATAAGGCTGAACTCTTAATGGTTACAGACTTGGAAAGAAATGATTTAAGTAAGGTATGCAAGGTCAATACTGTAAATGTACAAGGACTTTTCAAATTAGAGGAATATTCAACGGTATTCCATTTAGTTTCAACTATAACTGGAGAATTGATGGATAATGTATCAGCAGTAAAAGCTATGCGGGAGTGCTTCCCAGGTGGCTCTATTACAGGAACTCCGAAGATAAGATCAATGGAGATAATAGAGGAATTAGAAAAAGTAAGAAGAAACCTTTATACTGGGGCTATAGGATATTTTGATTTAAGAGGAAATTGTGATTTTAATATAGTTATAAGAACTATTATTAAAAAAGATAATAAGGCGTACTTTGGCGTTGGTGGAGGTATTACTATAGAATCTGATGAAGAAATGGAATATGAAGAGACCTTAGACAAAGCTAAAGCGTTGATGAAAGTATTGTAGGTGGAATATGATTATTATTAATGATAAGATAAGTGAACAGTTAGTGTTTGATGATGGGTTTTATTTTGGAAAAGCATTATTCGAAACGATTTTAGTTCTTGAGAAACCAGTATTTTTAAAAGAGCATTTAGAACGTTTAAATAAAGGTTTGGAACTTCTTAAAATAAATAAGAAAATTACAGAAGAATATATAAATAGAGTAATTAGTGAAAAGGAAATAAAAAATCAAGTGCTTAAAATTACAGTAAGTGTGAAAAATATTGTAATTAATACAAGACCGATAACCTATACAGATGAAGAGTATAAAAATGGATTTA is a window encoding:
- a CDS encoding fibronectin type III domain-containing protein, whose product is MKIKILSKKVKMFLGLIVLVMLININANAITFNYDIKNKVIEIESDNGLNIKYKYDQDNRIKEISYGDFKIKYKYDQYGRLSEIRYDDGSRIIYEYDKYGRLIGTRIIPGHVTLVGISVEKQVYDMDINKTTNIKVIGKYSNGSSRDITNYSTFIVANNNIVTIQNVGIITAKAYGETDLKISYLDKTCTVKINVINRGTPRKPNAPTGLIAEKVTQNTVNLKWNPAADSLGVAGYDIYSGSNLVGSTNGTSFSINGLENNKEYTFKVRIKDVNGNLSDFSEEISVKTLNVVTLLDISVEKEVYDMDINETMNIKVTGKYSDGSSKDITNDAIFTTTNENIITVPNQGTIVTKTYGETDLKISYLDKTYIVKINVTDTTEPSEPEALVAEDITQTTVNLKWAPSTDNAGLAGYDIYLGNNLVGSTDNISFLVNGLEPDKEYTFKVLAKDVNGNLSDFSEEISVKTLSVVTLLDISVEKEVYDMDINETMNIKVTGKYSDGSSKDITNDAIFTTTNENIIAVPNQGTIVTKNYGETALNIGYLDKTYTVKIRVVDKIIPSSPNNLVAESITEKTVNLRWSPPIDNVDVVGYDIYLGSDIIGSADSTSFIVKGLESNKEYIFKVRARDVNGNLSELSEEIKVKTLIDFTLADLSKRYNMSKNQPEWEEKYDLNNDGIIDIYDIAILCRTLG
- a CDS encoding M15 family metallopeptidase, whose protein sequence is MQTMKRKIYTLMLVVIPIVAFVVNGQNNKIIATMNDVKIDETLADNNQIASVKEVNEENFSLSEQEIKNPINYPSNLFLVNRSNVLNESYISQSMKITNVEFVTYAEPSVRYMDSIAADALEYMFNVAKTNGITLLAVSGYRDYSYQQVLYNNEDPDNNKYVAPPGTSEHQTGLAVDILSNEYSNLDEGFDQTQTFKWLESNCYKYGFIIRYPRGKEAITGYNYEPWHIRYVGVKEATEISERHITLEEYLNRVG
- a CDS encoding ABC transporter substrate-binding protein gives rise to the protein MKNFKRSISLIIITMLVLSIVGCGKEKKSETSVKIGYLPITHAIPLYIENEVAKGDIELVKFGSWAELMDALNSGKIDGASVLIELAMKAKAQGVDLKAVALGHTDGNAVVVSDEINTAKDIKGKNFAIPNKVSTHNILLYEMLKKENIKINEVNIVELPPSEMAVALQEKRIDGYCVAEPFGAKSVVNGNGKVLKQSSEILKNSICCSLVLRGDFIEKNKAKASEVVSKYVEASKYIEENEVDTRSKAKEFLSVKEDVLDVSLQWISFKKLKIEEADYNSIVGYIKEMNLFDNPPTYEEFIDNSLLEEVK
- a CDS encoding ABC transporter permease, with the translated sequence MKHKRKLLNIIISLSLLLILWQLLSLFGEVGKTSIPSPLEVVKAIKDMIEDKILFKYIGISLYRFAVGYFIAAIFAIALGLIFGWYKKAWDIIDPIVQVLRPVSPIAWFPFIVIIFGIGNLPAIVIIFIAAFFPILLSTVTAVKNIEKSYLKVASNFEIKGLKLMGKIVLPAIFPYIANAMHIALGSAWVFLVAGEMVGAQSGLGYLIIDARNNLRLDMLMAGIIFIGLIGLILDKLIARVERKIGVKWGRTY
- a CDS encoding ABC transporter ATP-binding protein, yielding MGINIENISKTFTRDNKDYKALENINFDIEDGEFICLLGPSGCGKSTLLNITAAFEKPTEGKVLIDRSEVLKPQIDRVTIFQDYGLLPWRSVEKNVQLGLENLKISKEEKAELSLKYIELVGLEKFKKHYPSELSGGMKQRVAIARALVVNPKVLFMDEPFGALDPITRLKLQDDITDIWKKEKMTIIFVTHDVEEAIYLGSKIVVMGQNPGRVKKIIDNKLEKPAKRNSLEFQNLKEDILDLLDQNSNKKIEYYI
- the cooS gene encoding anaerobic carbon-monoxide dehydrogenase catalytic subunit, with product MEAIIGKVKYHHQIINGEGNSHNNNNHGGSEVNDYLQAVSEYRKTFASKQDVLDNTPDPAVREMLLHMEQIGCDTTFDRFDQQKPQCSFGLAGSCCRICYMGPCKITPKSPKGICGADADLIVARNILRGMAGGVAGHGIHAREVLLALKNAAEGKLNLPILGEDKVKKTAVQFGLETEGKTVNELASQIADILLEDLSRTVPGTFRAIEANAPEERKKVWKEMDIIPIGAYHEAFEALHRTGAATDGDWENVMKQFLRCGLAFVWSGVVGSAIGTDSLFGIGNRSTSKVNVGALKKGYVNIAVHGHLPVLVSEIVKQGRSEEFIKLAKENGAEGIQFYGVCCSGLSAMYRYNDVIPLSNAIGAELVLGTGALDLWVADVQDVYPSIMDVARCYKTTVVTTSDSARLPGAEHYGYDHQHSNIGETEALAKKIITRAIESFADRRDVPVFIPSYEVDAEIGFSLEYIQNRFGGVKPVLDAMKSGKILGIVNLVGCNNPRVVYEKTVVDIADILIKNNVLVLTNGCASFPLLKLGFCNTSALAKTGEGLRSFLESDLPPVWHMGECIDNARASGLFTTLAKEAGELIKDMPFALSSPEWSNEKGIGAALGFRLLGINSYHCVHAPVHGSEKVMNFLYTGTKDTLGSTMNVEVDHIKLAEMILQDLREKRVALGWDKE